In Gemmata obscuriglobus, a single genomic region encodes these proteins:
- a CDS encoding efflux RND transporter periplasmic adaptor subunit: MNLRRFVSLVVVLTVLGAGGYTAYRTRERWVPHVFPAGPAAKADGHGGHGERKGGADAHAGHDHAGHDHGARDDRVKLSPQAQRNLALDVDQLTPQEYWRTMMVPGIVVDRPGESDRGVTTKVAGVVTAITARPGDTVKAGQPLFSLQLASEFLQGAQADLSKTAKEIEFALAERDRVANLVKQGTTSEAELIKQQNAVSRLNTQLETGRRQLQVFGLTQAQVDEVQKGKIVTEVTVAVPGRSPQPAPAAGAIAEPLYEVQELKVSLGEQVQAGQTLCLLANHQRLFVEGQAFKSEADALAAAAENRTPIRAEFSDEAPGAWAAQGPLTVHHLSNQVDPAARTFAFYLPLDNQSRTFERDGRTYYVWRYRPGQRVRLRLPVEKLVTLAPNGRTELLPFVLPAGAVVREGAEAYLFVQNGDMFIRKPVRVLYEDRREVVVASDGSVSEADFVVRNQAAALNRALKAAAAGAGADPHAGHSHD, from the coding sequence ATGAACCTGCGCAGATTCGTTTCGCTGGTGGTCGTGCTGACCGTTCTCGGTGCGGGCGGGTACACCGCGTATCGCACCCGGGAACGGTGGGTGCCGCACGTGTTCCCGGCCGGACCCGCGGCAAAGGCAGACGGGCACGGCGGACACGGTGAAAGGAAGGGGGGCGCGGACGCCCACGCCGGGCACGATCACGCCGGTCACGACCACGGCGCCCGCGACGATCGTGTGAAGTTGTCCCCGCAGGCGCAACGGAACCTTGCGCTCGACGTGGACCAACTTACCCCCCAGGAATACTGGCGGACGATGATGGTGCCGGGGATCGTCGTGGACCGCCCCGGCGAGAGCGACCGAGGGGTCACCACCAAGGTCGCGGGCGTGGTGACGGCGATCACCGCCCGCCCCGGCGATACGGTGAAGGCCGGGCAACCGCTGTTCTCCCTGCAGCTCGCCAGCGAGTTCCTTCAGGGCGCGCAGGCGGACCTGTCCAAGACCGCCAAGGAGATTGAGTTCGCACTCGCCGAGCGGGACCGGGTCGCCAACCTCGTCAAGCAAGGCACGACATCGGAAGCCGAGCTGATTAAGCAGCAGAACGCGGTGAGTCGGCTGAACACGCAACTGGAGACGGGCCGCCGTCAGCTCCAGGTGTTCGGGCTCACGCAGGCGCAGGTGGACGAGGTCCAGAAGGGCAAAATCGTGACCGAGGTGACGGTGGCCGTCCCCGGCCGGTCGCCGCAACCCGCGCCCGCCGCGGGAGCGATCGCGGAACCGCTGTACGAGGTGCAAGAACTCAAGGTGTCGCTCGGCGAGCAGGTACAGGCCGGCCAGACGCTCTGCCTGCTCGCGAATCACCAGCGGCTGTTCGTTGAGGGGCAGGCGTTCAAGTCCGAGGCCGATGCTCTAGCTGCCGCGGCCGAGAACCGGACGCCGATCCGGGCCGAGTTCTCCGACGAGGCGCCCGGCGCGTGGGCCGCGCAGGGGCCGCTCACCGTCCATCACCTGTCCAACCAGGTTGACCCGGCCGCCCGCACGTTCGCCTTCTACCTGCCGCTCGACAACCAGTCCCGCACGTTCGAGCGCGACGGCCGCACGTACTACGTCTGGCGGTACCGGCCAGGCCAGCGGGTGCGGCTGCGGTTGCCGGTGGAGAAGCTCGTTACACTCGCCCCGAACGGCCGCACCGAACTCCTGCCGTTCGTGCTCCCGGCCGGGGCCGTCGTCCGCGAGGGCGCGGAGGCGTACCTGTTCGTGCAGAACGGGGACATGTTCATACGCAAGCCCGTGCGGGTGCTGTACGAGGACCGCCGGGAGGTCGTTGTCGCGAGCGACGGGAGCGTGAGCGAGGCCGATTTCGTGGTGCGGAACCAGGCGGCCGCGCTCAATCGTGCCCTCAAGGCGGCTGCCGCGGGCGCGGGCGCCGACCCCCACGCCGGGCACTCACACGACTAA
- a CDS encoding efflux RND transporter permease subunit has product MLNAVIKLSLRHRPLVVVLCLVALLYGGYLGTVTPIDVFPDLDRPRVTVMTEVPGLAPEEVETLVTYPLESAMLGATGVQDVRTQSGFGLSVVTVEFAWGTDIKTARQTVQERLATVTGDMPEGVKPQMAPISSIMGQFLIAGMRRQPGPNGGDLVQVPDSPLYAERVAKGDGPPDLFAWKVTDRKNLAAWESVPVTGARWGERAADGEQRARATVGGRYYEVTFPSETQRALALRTLADWVVRPRLLKVSGVAQVITMGGGRKQYQVLVDPASLQKNGVTLRDVDVALRANNVNFTGGFADLGGVEQPVRVIGRLGPRPEQVVADLRLIVVKPPAKPEPGKGPDRAVLLKDVARVVEGAQIKRGDSSINGHPGVAITVTKQPHTDTRELSDRVKAAFAGVEPSLPADVVLEPGLYELREFIDRGVYNVGEALVIGAALVLVVLFLFLLNFRTTFISLSAIPLSLVITVLVFKLLGALTGTELSINVMTLGGIAVAMGELVDDAIVDVENIYRRLRENAHAPDPKPALRVVYEASAEIRSSIVFGTAVVILVFLPLFALSGVEGRLFTPLGVAYIVSILASLVVSLTVTPVLSYYLLAHSKAVHAETDGLLVRLLKWGAAGLVRLSMRRAALLLLFTWLMVAYCGWRVTTLGADFLPPFDEGTVQVGVTLPPGSSLEASNAVAKLVDGKLRSMQKSGARPDGEVLVFFRRTGRAELDEHAEPPNVNEYFVAINPASGKSRKEVIALLQSEVKEEVPGVDVEVEQPLAHLISHMISGSTAQIAIKVYGDDLDTLEKLANAIKASVGGIPGISSLAVEPIRKVDEIHIKLDPESLAFYGVDRAYVGAFVQTALNGEVVSQVVEGQRRFDLVVRLDEPYRADVGNLKELRLDLPNGGGQVRLKDLADVTPLTGGDSGANQVKRENVRRRIVIRCNAAGRDLASVVGDIERVVRSDVPMPEGYFVEYGGQFESQKRATRLIAALAALSVVGMFFVLYMLFPSPRVVLQILNAVPAAFIGGVLALVVTGQTLTVASLVGFISLGGIAARNGILLVNHYLHLMRHEGEGFTEHMILRGSLERLSPVLMTALTAGIGLIPLVVAGQQPGREILYPVATVILGGLITSTFCEFLLRPGLFWRFSGGDAVRLAGNESDADGLDDPPAASHEPHPPHGAAGAVSAAAPQGP; this is encoded by the coding sequence GTGCTCAACGCCGTTATCAAGCTGTCGCTCCGCCACCGCCCGCTCGTCGTGGTGCTGTGTCTGGTTGCCCTTCTGTACGGGGGCTACCTGGGGACCGTCACGCCGATCGACGTGTTCCCGGACCTGGACCGGCCCCGCGTCACCGTCATGACCGAGGTGCCGGGGCTCGCGCCGGAAGAGGTGGAGACGCTCGTCACCTACCCGCTCGAGTCCGCGATGCTCGGCGCCACCGGCGTACAAGACGTGCGCACCCAGTCGGGATTCGGGCTGTCGGTGGTGACGGTCGAGTTCGCCTGGGGCACCGACATCAAGACCGCCCGCCAAACGGTGCAGGAGCGGCTCGCGACGGTGACCGGCGACATGCCGGAGGGCGTGAAGCCCCAGATGGCCCCGATCAGTTCGATCATGGGGCAGTTCCTGATCGCCGGGATGCGCCGCCAGCCGGGGCCGAACGGCGGCGATCTGGTCCAGGTGCCGGATTCGCCGCTGTATGCCGAACGAGTTGCCAAGGGGGACGGGCCGCCCGACCTGTTTGCGTGGAAGGTGACCGATCGGAAGAACCTGGCCGCCTGGGAGTCCGTTCCGGTGACCGGGGCGCGGTGGGGGGAGCGCGCGGCCGATGGCGAGCAACGCGCGCGGGCCACGGTCGGCGGGCGGTATTACGAGGTGACCTTCCCGTCCGAGACGCAGCGGGCGCTGGCGCTTCGCACGCTCGCGGACTGGGTGGTACGGCCCCGGCTGCTCAAGGTGTCCGGCGTGGCCCAGGTCATCACGATGGGCGGCGGCCGGAAGCAGTACCAGGTGCTTGTGGACCCGGCGTCGTTACAGAAAAACGGCGTCACGCTCCGGGACGTGGACGTGGCGCTACGCGCGAATAACGTCAACTTTACCGGCGGGTTCGCCGACCTTGGCGGCGTGGAGCAACCGGTGCGGGTGATCGGCCGGCTCGGGCCGCGGCCCGAACAGGTGGTCGCCGACCTGCGGCTGATCGTCGTCAAACCGCCGGCGAAGCCGGAGCCGGGCAAGGGACCCGATCGCGCGGTGCTGCTCAAAGACGTGGCCCGGGTGGTCGAAGGGGCGCAGATCAAGCGCGGCGACTCCAGCATCAACGGGCACCCCGGGGTCGCGATCACGGTCACCAAACAGCCCCACACCGACACCCGCGAGTTGAGCGACCGGGTCAAGGCGGCGTTCGCCGGAGTGGAGCCGTCGCTGCCGGCCGACGTGGTGCTGGAGCCCGGGCTGTACGAGCTGCGCGAGTTCATCGACCGCGGCGTTTACAACGTCGGCGAGGCGCTGGTCATCGGCGCGGCTCTGGTGCTCGTCGTGCTGTTCCTGTTCCTGCTGAACTTCCGCACCACGTTCATTTCGCTGTCGGCGATTCCGCTGTCGCTGGTCATCACCGTTTTAGTGTTCAAACTGCTCGGCGCGCTGACCGGCACCGAACTGTCCATCAACGTGATGACCCTGGGCGGCATCGCCGTGGCGATGGGCGAACTGGTGGACGACGCCATCGTGGACGTGGAGAACATTTACCGCCGGCTCCGCGAGAACGCCCACGCGCCCGACCCGAAGCCCGCGCTGCGGGTGGTGTACGAGGCCAGCGCCGAGATCCGCTCATCGATCGTGTTCGGCACGGCCGTCGTGATTCTGGTGTTCCTGCCGCTGTTCGCCCTGTCCGGGGTTGAGGGCCGGCTGTTCACCCCGCTCGGCGTCGCCTACATCGTGTCGATCCTGGCTTCGCTGGTCGTCTCGCTGACGGTGACGCCGGTCCTGTCGTACTACCTTCTGGCGCACTCGAAAGCCGTCCACGCGGAAACCGACGGGCTGCTGGTGCGGCTGCTGAAGTGGGGGGCGGCGGGGCTCGTCCGCCTGAGTATGCGTCGGGCCGCGCTGCTGCTGCTGTTCACGTGGCTGATGGTCGCGTACTGCGGGTGGCGGGTGACCACACTGGGGGCCGACTTCTTGCCGCCGTTCGACGAGGGCACCGTGCAGGTGGGGGTCACGCTCCCGCCCGGCTCGTCGCTCGAGGCGTCCAACGCCGTGGCCAAACTGGTGGACGGCAAACTGCGCTCGATGCAGAAGTCGGGCGCCCGGCCCGACGGGGAGGTGCTGGTGTTCTTCCGCCGCACCGGCCGCGCGGAGCTGGACGAGCACGCCGAGCCGCCGAACGTGAACGAGTACTTCGTCGCCATCAACCCGGCGTCCGGCAAGTCCCGCAAAGAGGTCATTGCCCTGCTTCAGAGCGAGGTGAAGGAGGAGGTGCCCGGGGTGGACGTGGAGGTGGAGCAGCCGCTCGCCCACCTGATCAGCCACATGATCTCCGGCAGCACGGCCCAGATCGCGATCAAGGTGTACGGCGACGACCTCGACACGCTGGAAAAGCTGGCGAACGCGATCAAGGCGTCGGTCGGCGGCATCCCGGGCATCAGCTCGCTGGCGGTGGAGCCGATCCGCAAGGTGGACGAGATCCACATCAAACTCGACCCCGAGTCGCTCGCTTTTTACGGCGTGGACCGGGCGTACGTCGGCGCGTTCGTCCAAACCGCACTCAACGGCGAGGTGGTGTCGCAGGTGGTCGAGGGGCAGCGCCGGTTCGACCTGGTGGTGCGGCTGGACGAGCCGTACCGGGCCGATGTGGGCAACTTGAAGGAGCTGCGGCTGGATCTGCCCAACGGGGGCGGTCAGGTCCGACTCAAAGATCTGGCCGACGTGACGCCGCTGACTGGCGGGGACAGCGGCGCGAACCAGGTGAAGCGCGAGAACGTGCGCCGCCGGATCGTAATCCGGTGCAACGCCGCCGGGCGCGACCTCGCCTCCGTGGTCGGGGACATCGAGCGGGTGGTGCGGTCCGACGTGCCGATGCCGGAGGGGTATTTCGTCGAGTACGGCGGGCAGTTCGAGAGCCAGAAGCGGGCCACCCGGCTGATCGCGGCGCTGGCCGCCCTGTCGGTGGTGGGCATGTTCTTCGTGCTGTACATGCTGTTCCCGTCCCCGCGGGTCGTGTTGCAGATCTTGAACGCGGTGCCGGCTGCGTTCATCGGCGGGGTGCTCGCGCTGGTCGTGACCGGGCAGACGCTGACGGTCGCGAGCCTGGTCGGGTTCATCTCGCTGGGCGGGATCGCGGCCCGCAACGGCATCCTGCTGGTCAACCACTACCTGCACCTGATGCGGCACGAAGGCGAGGGGTTCACCGAGCACATGATCCTGCGCGGCAGCCTGGAGCGGCTGTCGCCGGTGCTGATGACGGCGCTCACCGCGGGCATCGGGCTGATCCCGCTTGTGGTCGCCGGTCAGCAGCCGGGACGCGAGATTCTGTATCCGGTCGCGACGGTGATCCTCGGCGGCCTCATCACCAGCACGTTCTGCGAGTTCCTGCTGCGGCCCGGGCTGTTTTGGCGGTTCAGCGGCGGCGACGCGGTGCGGCTCGCCGGGAACGAATCGGACGCCGACGGGCTGGACGACCCGCCCGCCGCGTCACACGAACCACACCCGCCGCACGGTGCGGCGGGGGCAGTGAGCGCGGCCGCCCCGCAGGGGCCGTGA
- a CDS encoding sigma-70 family RNA polymerase sigma factor, which produces MPITRNILAALHAPGPDTGATDAELLGRFADTRDEAAFEALVRRHARLVWGVCCRALGHAQDTEDAFQATFLVLARNPHKPRRAGTASGFLFGVARRVALKMRAQTAARAARPPAPEPGAGADPSAEAALHELQAALDDEVGRLPEVYRVAFLLCVVEGLSRADAAAELGVAPGTLSGRLARARLLLRARLAKRGVQLAAALALNDLAASAAPPAAVRAAVAVGAARQVKPVLAVVADVLRARTVLGAALGLVACVVVAAGLATGDPPRPADVPAPRSAEKSVERPAARDVRGDPLPVGAVARLGSARWRHEGEAESLAFAPDGKTLAVLSLNDHSISLFETTTGKTVHRIAFPDGTFDPSVVAFSPDGLLFACRGGDGTVYLWDAQSRKLVHTLKSVGGEGPGRWSPVVFSPNGKFLAASAGPNLIAIWDAVKGKHAVTVTGHQHANPSMAFSRDGRHLAVATQNPVVQLFDAATGKRAGGFDPGQRFALCLAFSPDGKVIATGGKDMIVLSDAVTGKELGRMEMKQVLNVAFAPDGKALVSVGEDCKVRVWDVATKRERRVLDGRGWLGRSMALSADGKTVALGSVHNVVRVWDLDTGRELSEQADGHDAPVRAVAFSPDGRTLVTGGENQQIRVWDAARLRPVGQLKGYSAQHVAFSPDSSRLLTAWDWSKSARVWDINRGNKLLDFGPVEGERLPAAAFAREGKTVVTVSWRWNGEKPVPNAPRTIGLFGTWDAATGKRIREASLPGVGNTVLALSPDGRLAAVGGQGEAPLWLCDIARGHERRLSYTPWDTVKGVAFSPDGRLLATGGIDREHVVGGGTHHRPRIWEVSTGREVLQLAGHERTVTALAFAPGGRVLATADGDDNLPSLPPGPQTIRFWDVGSGKELARLGGHHSNVTSLAFSKDGTQLVAGMSNGTALVWEAPAAIKPVPSKPGRKLGPKELAALWNDLSGSDARVAHEAVRILAGSPEQSVPFLADALKPAGKLDAAQVRKWIADLKDDTFAVREAASRELAARGEDVEPDLEKALADVSPEAVRRVQALLTALRNSPPPDRRRELRGMWVLELIGTPAAQKVLTSISQGDPGARLTREAKAALARR; this is translated from the coding sequence ATGCCCATCACCCGTAACATCTTGGCGGCGCTCCACGCACCCGGCCCCGACACCGGGGCGACCGATGCGGAACTGCTGGGGCGGTTCGCCGACACCCGCGACGAGGCGGCGTTCGAGGCGCTCGTCCGTCGGCACGCCCGGCTGGTGTGGGGCGTGTGCTGTCGCGCACTGGGACACGCCCAGGACACCGAGGACGCCTTCCAGGCGACGTTCCTCGTACTCGCCCGGAACCCCCACAAGCCGCGCCGGGCGGGCACCGCGTCCGGGTTCCTGTTCGGTGTGGCCCGTCGGGTCGCACTGAAGATGCGGGCGCAAACCGCGGCTCGGGCGGCGCGCCCGCCGGCCCCAGAACCCGGAGCGGGTGCCGATCCGTCGGCCGAGGCCGCTCTCCATGAACTTCAGGCGGCGCTCGACGACGAGGTCGGCCGGTTGCCCGAGGTTTACCGGGTGGCGTTCTTGCTGTGTGTGGTTGAGGGCCTGTCACGGGCCGATGCGGCGGCCGAGTTGGGCGTGGCCCCGGGCACGTTGTCCGGTCGGCTCGCCCGCGCACGACTCTTGCTGCGCGCCCGGCTGGCGAAGCGCGGGGTTCAACTGGCGGCAGCACTCGCTCTCAACGACCTTGCGGCGTCGGCGGCTCCACCGGCCGCGGTGCGCGCGGCCGTTGCAGTCGGTGCGGCGCGACAAGTAAAACCGGTTCTTGCTGTGGTGGCGGATGTACTGCGCGCCCGGACGGTGTTGGGCGCCGCGCTGGGGTTGGTGGCGTGCGTCGTAGTGGCGGCCGGGTTGGCAACCGGGGACCCGCCGCGCCCGGCCGACGTGCCGGCACCACGATCGGCCGAAAAGTCGGTCGAACGTCCGGCGGCTCGGGACGTGCGGGGTGACCCGCTGCCGGTGGGGGCCGTCGCGCGGCTCGGGTCGGCGCGCTGGCGGCACGAGGGCGAGGCCGAGTCGCTGGCCTTCGCCCCGGACGGCAAGACGCTGGCCGTCCTCAGCCTCAACGATCACTCCATTTCCTTGTTCGAGACCACGACCGGAAAGACTGTTCACCGCATTGCTTTTCCGGACGGAACGTTTGACCCGAGCGTTGTGGCCTTCTCGCCAGACGGGTTGCTGTTCGCATGCCGTGGAGGGGACGGGACCGTTTACCTGTGGGACGCGCAGAGCCGAAAGCTCGTCCACACCCTGAAGTCCGTTGGCGGGGAGGGCCCTGGGCGGTGGTCGCCGGTCGTGTTCTCCCCGAATGGGAAATTCCTGGCCGCCTCTGCTGGGCCGAATCTGATTGCGATCTGGGACGCCGTAAAGGGCAAACACGCGGTGACCGTAACGGGACACCAGCACGCCAACCCGTCTATGGCATTTTCCCGTGACGGCCGACACCTTGCTGTTGCTACTCAAAACCCCGTTGTGCAACTCTTCGACGCTGCCACCGGTAAGCGGGCCGGCGGGTTCGACCCGGGCCAGCGGTTCGCGCTGTGCTTGGCCTTTTCCCCCGACGGCAAAGTGATCGCAACAGGGGGAAAGGACATGATCGTTCTTTCTGACGCAGTCACCGGCAAAGAACTCGGGCGAATGGAAATGAAACAGGTGCTGAACGTGGCCTTCGCCCCCGACGGCAAGGCACTGGTTTCGGTGGGCGAGGACTGCAAGGTGCGTGTGTGGGACGTGGCCACCAAGAGGGAGCGCCGCGTGCTCGACGGCAGGGGGTGGCTCGGACGGTCGATGGCACTTTCTGCGGACGGCAAGACGGTCGCGCTGGGGAGCGTACACAACGTGGTCCGGGTGTGGGACCTGGACACGGGCAGGGAACTCTCCGAGCAAGCGGACGGCCACGACGCCCCCGTCCGCGCGGTCGCGTTCTCGCCCGACGGTCGAACCCTCGTTACCGGCGGTGAGAACCAGCAAATCCGCGTGTGGGATGCGGCAAGGTTACGGCCCGTCGGGCAACTCAAGGGCTATAGCGCCCAGCACGTCGCGTTCTCCCCCGACAGCAGCCGGCTGCTGACCGCGTGGGACTGGAGCAAGTCCGCCCGCGTGTGGGATATCAACCGGGGCAATAAGCTGCTGGACTTCGGCCCGGTCGAAGGCGAGCGGCTTCCCGCTGCGGCTTTTGCGCGGGAGGGGAAGACGGTGGTGACTGTTTCCTGGCGGTGGAACGGTGAAAAGCCCGTTCCCAACGCTCCGCGGACTATCGGCCTCTTCGGTACATGGGACGCTGCGACCGGGAAACGGATTCGGGAAGCGAGCTTGCCGGGGGTGGGGAACACCGTTCTGGCTCTGTCACCAGACGGCAGACTGGCAGCGGTCGGGGGGCAGGGGGAGGCGCCCCTCTGGTTGTGCGACATCGCACGCGGCCACGAGCGCCGCCTCTCGTACACCCCCTGGGACACCGTCAAGGGCGTTGCATTTTCCCCGGACGGTCGCCTCCTGGCAACCGGGGGCATCGATCGCGAGCACGTGGTCGGAGGAGGGACGCACCACCGGCCACGGATCTGGGAGGTGAGCACCGGCCGCGAAGTGCTACAGTTGGCCGGTCACGAGCGGACGGTGACGGCGCTGGCGTTTGCGCCGGGGGGACGGGTCCTGGCTACCGCGGACGGTGACGACAATCTACCCTCCCTGCCGCCGGGACCGCAGACGATTCGGTTCTGGGATGTCGGCAGCGGAAAGGAGCTGGCCCGGCTCGGCGGTCATCACTCGAACGTTACGTCTCTGGCATTCTCGAAGGACGGGACGCAACTCGTCGCCGGAATGAGCAACGGAACCGCGCTGGTTTGGGAGGCGCCCGCGGCGATCAAGCCAGTGCCCTCGAAACCCGGGCGGAAGTTGGGTCCGAAGGAACTGGCCGCGTTGTGGAACGATCTCAGCGGGAGTGACGCCCGCGTTGCGCACGAGGCGGTGCGGATTCTGGCCGGATCACCAGAGCAGAGCGTGCCCTTCCTGGCGGACGCTCTCAAACCGGCTGGGAAGCTTGACGCGGCGCAGGTTCGGAAGTGGATCGCGGACCTGAAGGACGACACGTTCGCGGTGCGAGAGGCCGCCTCGCGCGAACTCGCCGCACGTGGGGAGGACGTCGAGCCGGACCTGGAGAAGGCACTGGCAGACGTCTCACCGGAAGCGGTTCGCCGGGTCCAGGCCCTCCTGACCGCGCTCCGCAACTCACCGCCGCCGGACCGCCGCAGGGAGTTGCGCGGCATGTGGGTGCTGGAACTGATCGGAACACCAGCCGCCCAAAAGGTTCTGACCAGCATTTCCCAGGGCGACCCGGGCGCCCGGCTGACCCGCGAGGCCAAAGCGGCCCTCGCCCGCCGGTGA